TGGCTTTTATGGTATATAACCCCAGAAATAGCCGACTTAAAGAGAGAGTAATTTAAACCATTTCAGTTAAATTTCTCCCTTAACGCTCGTTCTACAGGAAGCGACACCATACTCGTTAAATCTGCTTGATATTTAGCCACTTCTTTTACGATACTTGAACTTAAATGCGCATAATTAGCAGCTGTCATGATAAAGAAAGTGTCTACATTTTCATTTAATTGACGATTAACAGTCGCCATTTGCAGCTCGTACTCAAAGTCAGCCACCGTTCTTAGTCCTTTAATTATCACACTAGCTTTATGCTCACTTGCAAAATCCATTAATAAACCATTGAAACTGGCTACCTCCACATTTTTAAGCGTACTAGTCGATTCTTCAATTAATTGCATTCGTTCCTTAACAGAAAATAACGGTTTTTTTTGTTGATTATGTAAAACAGCGACAATTACTCGATCAAACATCTTAGAGCTTCGAGAGATAACATCAAGATGGCCTAATGTCACGGGATCAAAGCTTCCTGGCACTACAGCATTACGCATTATATCCTCTCCTCAGATGCTAGAGATTTAAATATTGAGACACTAGTATCTCCGTAGCGTTCTTCTTTTGTTTTTACAAAGGTTTGATAGCGATTATCTAATACCACTTTCGAACTATGCTCGGCAACTATGTAACCACCTTGTAATAAAACATTATATTCATCTATAGATGCTAGTTCGTCTGCCAATGTTTGTTTTGCATAAGGTGGGTCTAGAAAAATCAAATCAAACTGTCTTCCCTTTTTTCTAATGGCGTTTAAGGCTCGTTTCGCCTCATTTTTGTATACTTCTGCTTTTTCTAAACACGTAACCGTCTTTAAATTTGCATAGATCGTTTCAATCGCTTTTCGATCTTTGTCTACAAATACAGCCTTTGACATACCTCTACTTAAGGCTTCAATCCCCATGGCGCCACTACCAGCATAAAGATCTAGCATAACACCTCCGTTGAAGTAAGGTCCAACCATATTAAATATAGCCTCTTTAACTTTATCAGTCGTAGGTCTTGTTGAATGTCCTGGAACACTTTTTAAAGAGATCCCTTTTTGTTTTCCACTAATGACTCTCATATTATTCACCTGTCTCACACAGATTTTTAATCCTATCCTATCATAAATCTAAGCTTTATTGAAAATTTTGTATGCCGTTTCGTATAAAGCTCACTCTTTCGACCATAATATAACTAGCAGCATGTCATATCATGTTGCGGACAACCGCGGAGAAGACTTACTTTTCCCCATAAGTTCTTCCTCCGGTTTCTCCTCTCCCATAGCCTTATAGCCAATGAAAATTGGCTAAATAAGGCAGCCTGTAGTTATCTGCTGCAGGCTTTTTTTATTTATAGTGACACCTTTTCTCAAGCGTTTAGTTTGAAGGTCTTTCAAAAGAAGTTAACACGCCCATTACTCATTTTACTGTTTTCTCTGCACATGTAACAGGACAAGTAAATAAGACTCGCCAAAGGCGAGCCCAAAAAACGTACCAAAAAAACCACAAAAAGCAAGGTCATCATAGTTATAATCTTTATCCCACTCTTAAGGGTCAGTAAAACCCCCACCTTAAAACTTAAGAAGGGCGAAAAGTTTAGGTGGGGGATGAAGGAACACTCCCACTGATTGAAGTTTAGCTTTATTTACTAATATCCAAAGAAAACAGACGGTTAAATCCCCATTTTGTAGTCGTCTTTTTTAGCTTTATCCGGGGTAGAGCTTTCGTATTCTGTCTTCAGCCAAGGCCTCATTGACTTAGAAACATCCTTAACAAAATGTAAAGAATTTAACCGCTGTATCGTTTCATCTGATTTCTCTTCATCGCAGTATAAGATCACGTACTTCATTTTTTTGGAAACATAGTGGATATTCCCAAAACGTTTCAGCTGTTTTACTTGTTTTA
The Salipaludibacillus sp. LMS25 DNA segment above includes these coding regions:
- the coaD gene encoding pantetheine-phosphate adenylyltransferase; amino-acid sequence: MMRNAVVPGSFDPVTLGHLDVISRSSKMFDRVIVAVLHNQQKKPLFSVKERMQLIEESTSTLKNVEVASFNGLLMDFASEHKASVIIKGLRTVADFEYELQMATVNRQLNENVDTFFIMTAANYAHLSSSIVKEVAKYQADLTSMVSLPVERALREKFN
- the rsmD gene encoding 16S rRNA (guanine(966)-N(2))-methyltransferase RsmD; protein product: MRVISGKQKGISLKSVPGHSTRPTTDKVKEAIFNMVGPYFNGGVMLDLYAGSGAMGIEALSRGMSKAVFVDKDRKAIETIYANLKTVTCLEKAEVYKNEAKRALNAIRKKGRQFDLIFLDPPYAKQTLADELASIDEYNVLLQGGYIVAEHSSKVVLDNRYQTFVKTKEERYGDTSVSIFKSLASEERI
- a CDS encoding YlbG family protein; amino-acid sequence: MVANRVGLAVWIHSLKQVKQLKRFGNIHYVSKKMKYVILYCDEEKSDETIQRLNSLHFVKDVSKSMRPWLKTEYESSTPDKAKKDDYKMGI